Proteins found in one Aneurinibacillus uraniidurans genomic segment:
- a CDS encoding carbamoyl phosphate synthase small subunit, translating into MTVKARLILEDGTVFEGKSFGATSESFGEVVFNTGITGYQEVLSDPSYCGQIVTMTYPMIGNYGIIRDDFESIRPFVHGFVVREHCEVPNNWRSEQTIDDLLKEYNIPGISEVDTRKLTRIIRQHGTLKGIITTSEESVEAILAKMNQPLMEDQVARVSTKNMFPVPGRGPRIALVDFGAKYGILRELTNRGCDVIVVPYNVTADEIRRIRPDGILLSNGPGDPKSVPQAIEMIQNILGEYPLFGICLGHQLFALACGADTEKLKFGHRGGNHPVKELATGRTHITSQNHGYTVNIESVANTDLEISHVALNDGTVEGLSHKTHSAFSVQYHPEAAPGPYDSNYLFDRFLENVATFVKEDKKSCRA; encoded by the coding sequence ATGACAGTAAAAGCGCGACTCATACTTGAAGACGGAACCGTATTTGAAGGAAAATCATTCGGTGCAACGAGCGAATCGTTCGGTGAAGTTGTATTCAATACAGGAATTACAGGCTATCAGGAAGTACTATCTGACCCGTCTTATTGCGGACAAATCGTAACGATGACATACCCGATGATTGGTAACTATGGCATCATCCGTGACGATTTTGAATCCATTCGTCCGTTCGTTCATGGCTTCGTTGTTCGTGAGCATTGCGAAGTGCCGAATAACTGGCGCAGTGAGCAGACGATTGACGATCTGCTTAAAGAATACAACATTCCAGGTATCTCCGAAGTGGATACTCGCAAGCTGACTCGCATCATCCGTCAGCACGGTACACTGAAAGGAATCATCACAACATCTGAAGAATCAGTGGAAGCCATTCTTGCAAAAATGAACCAGCCGTTAATGGAAGATCAAGTGGCTCGCGTATCAACGAAAAACATGTTTCCAGTTCCGGGACGCGGTCCACGCATCGCGCTCGTTGACTTCGGTGCTAAATACGGCATTCTGCGTGAACTGACAAATCGCGGCTGCGATGTGATCGTCGTGCCATATAACGTTACAGCTGATGAAATTCGCCGCATTCGTCCAGACGGCATTCTGCTTTCAAACGGACCTGGAGATCCGAAAAGCGTACCACAGGCAATTGAGATGATTCAAAATATCTTAGGGGAATACCCGCTGTTCGGTATCTGCTTAGGTCATCAGCTGTTCGCACTCGCTTGCGGTGCGGATACAGAGAAACTGAAATTTGGTCATCGCGGCGGCAACCATCCGGTAAAAGAACTAGCAACAGGCCGTACGCACATTACATCGCAAAACCATGGCTACACCGTAAACATTGAGTCAGTAGCCAATACAGACCTTGAAATTAGTCATGTCGCCCTCAATGACGGCACCGTCGAAGGGCTTTCTCATAAAACACACAGTGCCTTCTCGGTGCAGTACCACCCGGAAGCAGCACCGGGCCCATATGATTCGAACTATCTGTTTGACCGTTTCTTAGAGAACGTAGCAACATTCGTGAAGGAGGACAAAAAATCATGCCGCGCTTAA
- a CDS encoding dihydroorotase, with protein sequence MGTILKNGKLLVNGEIVALDVLVAGNKIIKIAPQIEEAEYKVIDVSGKLITPGFIDMHVHLREPGFEAKETIATGTAAAARGGFTTVACMPNTRPVIDTPDTVELILKKAEEEGSVRVLPMGAISVRELGKELTDMAALKEAGVVALSDDGVGVQSSKMMKDAMHIAVELGLPIVAHCEDDSLIEGGCVHEGVFSEKQGLKGIPSEAETIHIGRDIILAEATGAHYHICHISTADGVRLVRDAKQRGVKVTAEVCPHHLILCDEDIPGDDANYKMNPPLRSQRDRDALVAGLKDGTIDMIVTDHAPHTTEEKQRGMALAPFGIVGLETAFPLMYTKFVKTGAFTLQEVVDRMTKVPADVFNLPYGTIEEGAIADLTVIDLETEKEVDPQTFASKGHNTPFTGWKLAGWPVLTMVDGNIAWQADDLNGKGEVH encoded by the coding sequence ATGGGAACCATTCTAAAAAACGGAAAGCTGTTAGTTAACGGAGAAATCGTAGCGTTGGACGTTCTGGTAGCAGGAAATAAAATCATCAAAATTGCGCCTCAGATTGAAGAGGCAGAGTACAAAGTTATAGACGTATCCGGCAAGCTTATTACACCAGGCTTCATCGATATGCATGTCCATCTGCGTGAACCAGGTTTTGAGGCGAAAGAAACGATTGCGACTGGAACCGCAGCGGCGGCACGCGGCGGTTTCACAACAGTAGCGTGCATGCCAAACACGCGCCCGGTTATCGATACACCGGATACGGTTGAACTCATCCTCAAAAAAGCAGAAGAGGAAGGCAGCGTTCGCGTACTGCCGATGGGTGCGATCTCCGTGCGTGAGCTTGGTAAAGAGCTGACAGATATGGCGGCATTAAAAGAGGCGGGTGTAGTTGCCCTCTCTGATGACGGAGTAGGCGTACAGTCAAGCAAAATGATGAAAGATGCGATGCACATCGCAGTCGAACTCGGCCTGCCAATCGTGGCGCATTGTGAAGATGATAGCCTGATTGAAGGCGGCTGTGTTCACGAAGGCGTGTTCAGCGAGAAGCAAGGGCTAAAAGGAATTCCGTCTGAAGCAGAAACGATTCACATCGGTCGCGATATTATCCTCGCGGAAGCAACGGGTGCTCACTATCATATTTGCCACATCAGTACAGCAGATGGTGTACGCCTTGTGCGCGATGCGAAGCAGCGCGGCGTAAAAGTAACAGCAGAAGTATGTCCGCACCACTTAATTCTGTGTGATGAAGACATTCCGGGCGATGATGCGAACTACAAAATGAACCCGCCGCTTCGCTCACAGCGTGACCGTGATGCGCTCGTGGCAGGATTGAAAGACGGCACGATCGATATGATCGTAACGGACCATGCACCGCATACAACGGAAGAGAAACAACGCGGCATGGCACTTGCTCCGTTCGGCATCGTCGGACTGGAAACAGCGTTCCCGCTTATGTATACAAAGTTTGTGAAGACCGGAGCGTTCACACTTCAGGAAGTGGTCGATCGGATGACAAAAGTGCCAGCAGACGTATTCAACTTGCCATATGGCACAATCGAAGAAGGAGCCATTGCTGATCTTACCGTCATTGATCTGGAGACAGAAAAAGAAGTTGATCCGCAAACATTTGCAAGTAAAGGACATAACACACCATTTACAGGCTGGAAGCTTGCAGGCTGGCCGGTTCTTACGATGGTAGACGGCAACATTGCCTGGCAGGCAGATGATCTGAACGGAAAAGGAGAGGTTCACTAA
- a CDS encoding dihydroorotate dehydrogenase, whose translation MATVNNRLAVNIAGIEMKNPIMPASGCFGFGREYAQFYDLNKLGAIAVKATTVEEREGNPTPRVAETPGGMLNAIGLQNPGLADVMDYELPWLQQFGDLPVVVNVAGTTTDDYVQVAERICEAPNVAAIELNISCPNVKCGGITFGTDPVIAAQLTEEIKKVSSVPVFVKLSPNVTDVVTIAKAVEAAGADGLSMINTLLGMRIDLKTRRPIIANRTGGLSGPAIKPVAIRMIHDVSQQVNIPIIGMGGIQSADDVIEFFMAGASAVAVGTANFVDPYVCPTIIDELEVKLEAYGVQSISELTGAAWK comes from the coding sequence ATGGCAACTGTGAACAATCGTCTTGCAGTCAACATTGCGGGCATCGAGATGAAAAATCCGATCATGCCTGCATCCGGCTGCTTCGGCTTTGGCCGAGAGTACGCACAGTTTTATGACCTGAATAAGCTTGGGGCTATTGCGGTTAAAGCGACAACAGTAGAAGAGCGCGAGGGCAATCCGACGCCACGTGTGGCAGAGACACCGGGCGGGATGCTCAATGCGATCGGTCTGCAAAACCCTGGTCTTGCTGATGTAATGGATTATGAATTACCGTGGCTGCAGCAGTTTGGCGACTTGCCGGTTGTTGTCAATGTAGCCGGTACGACGACAGACGATTATGTACAGGTAGCAGAGCGTATTTGTGAGGCACCGAACGTAGCCGCTATTGAGCTGAACATTTCCTGCCCGAATGTGAAATGTGGCGGGATTACATTTGGAACAGACCCTGTGATTGCAGCGCAGCTAACCGAAGAAATCAAAAAAGTAAGCTCGGTTCCGGTATTCGTTAAACTGTCTCCGAATGTAACGGATGTCGTAACGATTGCGAAAGCGGTAGAAGCAGCTGGAGCTGACGGACTCAGCATGATTAATACGCTGCTTGGGATGCGAATTGACTTAAAAACACGCCGTCCAATTATTGCGAACCGGACAGGCGGTCTATCAGGTCCAGCTATTAAGCCAGTGGCGATTCGGATGATTCATGATGTGAGCCAGCAGGTTAATATCCCGATTATCGGCATGGGCGGCATTCAGTCTGCGGATGATGTGATCGAGTTTTTCATGGCGGGTGCATCTGCGGTAGCGGTTGGTACAGCGAACTTCGTAGATCCATATGTGTGCCCGACGATTATTGATGAGCTTGAAGTGAAGCTTGAAGCGTACGGCGTACAATCCATTTCAGAACTGACAGGAGCGGCGTGGAAGTGA
- a CDS encoding dihydroorotate dehydrogenase electron transfer subunit, translated as MDKGLVKVIANEQIAERIYRLQVQGELVGRMTRPGQFVHIKCGTGIDPLLRRPISICDVDADQQALTMIFRADGHGTRVLSESVPGQSLDILGPLGEGFPVEMRKEGEHAVLVGGGIGVPPLYYLGKQLRARGVNVTFVIGFGTASQVFLTEELAELGTVHVVTMDGSAGTKGLVTDVLTEANGLAPADWDVLYSCGPLPMLRALQDTYQALNKEGYISLEERMGCGVGACLACVCSVQEPQEGKKKYKKICSDGPVFAFGEVRI; from the coding sequence TTGGATAAGGGACTTGTCAAGGTTATCGCAAATGAACAAATCGCAGAGCGCATTTATCGCCTGCAAGTACAAGGAGAGCTGGTGGGACGAATGACTCGTCCCGGCCAGTTCGTCCATATTAAATGTGGCACGGGAATCGACCCGCTGCTGCGCCGCCCGATTAGCATCTGCGATGTAGATGCAGATCAGCAGGCGCTTACGATGATTTTTCGTGCGGACGGACATGGAACACGCGTGTTAAGTGAATCAGTACCCGGTCAGTCGCTTGATATTCTTGGACCGCTTGGGGAAGGATTCCCGGTAGAGATGCGCAAAGAAGGCGAGCATGCGGTACTCGTCGGTGGGGGCATCGGTGTTCCGCCATTGTATTACCTAGGTAAGCAGCTGCGTGCCCGTGGGGTAAACGTTACGTTCGTGATCGGTTTCGGAACGGCGTCTCAAGTGTTCCTAACGGAGGAGTTAGCTGAACTCGGCACGGTGCATGTAGTCACGATGGATGGAAGCGCTGGAACAAAAGGGCTTGTTACAGATGTCCTAACAGAAGCAAATGGCCTTGCGCCAGCAGATTGGGACGTACTGTATTCTTGCGGTCCACTGCCGATGCTGCGTGCGTTGCAAGATACATATCAGGCGCTTAACAAAGAAGGCTATATCTCGCTAGAGGAACGGATGGGCTGTGGCGTAGGTGCTTGTCTGGCCTGTGTTTGTTCCGTACAGGAGCCGCAAGAAGGTAAAAAGAAATACAAGAAGATTTGTTCCGATGGTCCGGTCTTTGCATTCGGGGAGGTGCGTATATAA
- the pyrF gene encoding orotidine-5'-phosphate decarboxylase, producing the protein MKSINERIMVALDYPGAKEADHCVRLLEGTGVYVKIGMQLYYAAGPDYIRQMKEKGYSVFLDLKVHDIPNTARGAMQSLASLGVDMVNVHAAGGVKMMEAAREGLEKGTPAGQKRPLLIAVTQLTSTTEAMMNNELGIAGSVEDCVVQYAKLAKQAGLDGVVASPKEVPLIKEACGSSFLTVTPGIRPKGTDAGDQHRITTPSDAFKLGSDYIVIGRAITQAADPKQALHTILEEVKGSAN; encoded by the coding sequence ATGAAAAGTATAAATGAACGGATTATGGTCGCGCTCGATTATCCGGGTGCCAAGGAGGCGGATCATTGTGTCCGTCTGCTTGAAGGAACAGGTGTTTATGTGAAAATTGGCATGCAGCTGTATTACGCAGCTGGCCCGGACTATATTCGGCAGATGAAAGAAAAAGGCTATTCGGTATTCCTTGATCTCAAGGTGCATGACATTCCGAACACAGCGCGTGGTGCGATGCAAAGTCTTGCTTCCCTTGGTGTCGACATGGTAAACGTTCATGCGGCCGGAGGCGTGAAAATGATGGAGGCTGCGCGAGAAGGACTGGAAAAAGGTACGCCGGCTGGTCAGAAGCGTCCATTACTCATTGCGGTTACGCAGCTGACAAGCACTACAGAGGCGATGATGAATAATGAACTCGGCATTGCTGGCTCAGTGGAAGACTGTGTCGTTCAGTATGCCAAGCTGGCGAAGCAAGCGGGTCTTGATGGTGTCGTTGCTTCTCCGAAAGAAGTGCCGCTTATTAAAGAAGCATGCGGCTCATCATTTTTAACGGTAACACCAGGCATTCGTCCGAAAGGTACAGATGCTGGCGATCAGCACCGCATTACAACACCGTCGGATGCGTTTAAGCTAGGTTCTGATTACATTGTAATCGGACGTGCGATTACACAGGCAGCCGATCCGAAACAGGCGCTGCATACGATTCTGGAAGAAGTAAAGGGGAGTGCGAACTAA
- the pyrE gene encoding orotate phosphoribosyltransferase has translation MGQTELAKQIAGKLLDIDAVSLRPDEPFTWTSGIKSPIYCDNRMTMSFPEVRRLIYKGFAQKIREQYPEAQVIAGTATAGIPHAAWVSEELGLPMTYVRSKPKGHGKGNQIEGKLDAGAKVIVIEDLISTGGSSIEAAQAIKEAGGEVLAVLAIFSYQFPKAEAAFAEAGFAFDTLSNYTALLEVAQEKGTIRADQLDALASWRQNPAEWQA, from the coding sequence ATGGGACAAACGGAACTGGCAAAACAAATTGCAGGCAAACTGCTCGACATTGATGCGGTATCTCTCCGCCCGGATGAGCCATTCACATGGACATCTGGCATTAAAAGCCCAATCTACTGTGATAATCGGATGACAATGTCATTCCCAGAGGTGCGCCGTCTGATCTATAAAGGCTTCGCACAAAAAATTCGGGAGCAGTATCCAGAAGCTCAGGTGATCGCGGGAACTGCGACAGCGGGCATTCCGCATGCGGCATGGGTGTCGGAAGAACTTGGCCTTCCAATGACGTATGTACGCTCGAAGCCGAAAGGACACGGCAAAGGCAACCAAATCGAAGGCAAGCTTGATGCAGGCGCAAAAGTGATCGTAATCGAAGATTTGATTTCGACAGGCGGCAGCTCGATTGAAGCGGCGCAAGCGATTAAAGAAGCGGGTGGAGAAGTGCTAGCTGTGCTTGCCATCTTCTCGTATCAGTTCCCGAAAGCGGAAGCGGCGTTTGCGGAAGCAGGCTTCGCTTTTGATACACTGAGCAACTATACAGCTCTGCTGGAAGTGGCGCAGGAAAAAGGAACGATTCGGGCAGACCAGCTCGATGCACTTGCTTCATGGCGGCAGAATCCGGCTGAATGGCAAGCGTAA
- the carB gene encoding carbamoyl-phosphate synthase large subunit has protein sequence MPRLTDVKKILVIGSGPIVIGQAAEFDYAGTQACQALKEEGFEVILVNSNPATIMTDTNMADKVYIEPLTKDVLARIIRQEKPDGLLATLGGQTGLNLAIELDEAGILQEENVKLLGTDLTAIKKAEDRELFRSLMQEINEPVPPSDIIHTIEEAVAFAKTIGYPIIVRPAYTLGGTGGGIAASEEELREIVASGLKYSPITQCLVEKSIAGFKEIEYEVMRDANDNAIVVCNMENIDPVGIHTGDSIVVAPSQTISDREYQMLRSASLKIIRALNIQGGCNVQLALDPDSFQYYIIEVNPRVSRSSALASKATGYPIAKMAAKIAVGYNLDELKNPVTQQTYACFEPTLDYIVSKIPRWPFDKFISANRKLGTQMKATGEVMAIGRTLEESLHKAVRSLEIGLHSLDLPEAKELEQEELERRLVKADDERLFLVVEGMRRGMTDEQIHALTKIDYFFLAKFRNVVNFEASLQKEAKIPGYETLRQAKRIGLTDRRIAELTGTVEADVTAARKEAGLVPVYKMVDTCAAEFEAATPYYYSTYEEEDEREETNKKRVIVLGSGPIRIGQGIEFDYSTVHAVWALKEMGYEAVIVNNNPETVSTDFSTSDRLYFEPLYLEDVLHIIEKEKPEGVIVQFGGQTAINLAAGLEAAGVKILGTDLESIDTAEDREKFEKLLRSLDIAQPPGKTVTSVEAAVTAANELGYPVLVRPSYVLGGRAMEIVYNESELLTYMKEAVKINPDHPVLVDTYLMGAEVEVDGISDGENVLIPGIMEHIERAGVHSGDSIAVYPTQTVAQELKDELIDMTTRIARGLNIKGLLNIQFVIHKNKAYVLEVNPRSSRTVPFLSKITNLPMANIATKIILGSTIPELGYTPGYHPESDYVSVKVPVFSFAKLRRVDTTLGPEMKSTGEVMGRDKNLAKALYKGLIASGMKIPTHGSLLVTVADKDKEEACDIIKGFSVLGFKIMATEGTANYLEQAGMNVTHVRKVTEDAPNMLDIIREGEASFVLNTLTKGKLPARDGFRIRREAAENGVVCFTSLDTARALLKVLETITFTAEAMPHFEDAK, from the coding sequence ATGCCGCGCTTAACAGACGTTAAAAAAATCCTCGTAATTGGTTCTGGTCCGATCGTAATCGGCCAGGCCGCTGAATTTGACTATGCAGGCACACAGGCGTGCCAGGCCCTGAAAGAAGAAGGCTTTGAAGTTATTCTCGTAAACAGCAACCCGGCAACGATTATGACCGACACGAATATGGCAGACAAAGTATACATCGAGCCATTAACAAAAGATGTTCTCGCTCGTATCATCCGTCAAGAGAAGCCGGATGGTCTGCTGGCAACACTCGGCGGTCAGACAGGTTTGAACCTTGCGATCGAGCTTGATGAAGCAGGCATTTTGCAAGAAGAAAATGTGAAATTGCTTGGTACAGACTTAACTGCCATTAAAAAAGCAGAAGACCGTGAACTGTTCCGTTCACTTATGCAAGAAATTAATGAACCGGTTCCACCGAGCGACATTATTCATACCATTGAAGAGGCGGTTGCATTCGCGAAAACGATTGGCTACCCAATTATCGTACGTCCCGCTTACACACTTGGCGGAACAGGCGGCGGGATCGCAGCTAGTGAAGAAGAGCTACGTGAGATTGTGGCAAGTGGCTTGAAATACAGCCCGATCACACAGTGCCTGGTTGAGAAAAGCATCGCTGGTTTTAAAGAAATTGAATACGAAGTAATGCGTGACGCTAACGACAATGCGATTGTTGTATGTAACATGGAAAACATCGACCCGGTTGGGATTCATACAGGCGACAGTATCGTTGTCGCGCCAAGCCAGACGATTTCAGACCGTGAGTATCAAATGCTGCGCTCTGCATCGCTTAAAATCATTCGTGCGTTGAACATTCAGGGTGGATGTAACGTCCAGCTTGCTCTTGACCCGGATAGCTTCCAGTACTACATCATCGAAGTAAATCCGCGCGTTAGCCGTTCATCAGCACTCGCGTCTAAAGCAACAGGCTACCCGATTGCCAAAATGGCGGCAAAAATCGCAGTTGGCTACAATCTGGACGAGCTGAAAAATCCGGTTACCCAGCAAACATACGCTTGCTTTGAGCCGACACTTGACTATATCGTATCGAAAATCCCACGCTGGCCATTCGATAAATTCATCTCAGCTAATCGCAAGCTTGGCACACAGATGAAAGCAACAGGTGAAGTTATGGCCATCGGTCGTACACTCGAAGAATCGCTCCACAAAGCGGTGCGCTCTCTTGAAATTGGACTGCACAGCCTTGACCTGCCCGAAGCAAAAGAATTGGAACAAGAAGAACTCGAACGCCGTCTCGTGAAAGCGGACGACGAGCGTCTGTTCCTCGTCGTGGAAGGCATGCGTCGTGGCATGACAGACGAGCAAATTCATGCGTTAACAAAAATCGATTACTTCTTCCTTGCTAAATTCCGCAACGTCGTGAATTTTGAAGCAAGCTTACAAAAAGAAGCGAAGATCCCAGGCTATGAAACACTTCGTCAGGCGAAGCGTATCGGTTTAACGGATCGCCGCATCGCGGAGTTAACAGGTACGGTTGAAGCAGACGTGACAGCAGCTCGCAAAGAAGCGGGACTTGTACCGGTATACAAAATGGTAGATACATGTGCCGCTGAGTTCGAAGCTGCAACACCGTACTACTACTCCACATACGAAGAAGAAGATGAGCGTGAAGAAACAAACAAAAAGCGTGTTATCGTACTTGGCTCTGGTCCAATCCGGATTGGACAAGGGATCGAATTCGACTACTCGACTGTACATGCAGTATGGGCGCTCAAAGAAATGGGCTATGAAGCGGTTATCGTAAACAATAACCCGGAGACTGTATCGACAGACTTCAGTACATCAGACCGTCTGTATTTCGAGCCGCTGTATTTGGAAGATGTACTGCACATTATTGAAAAAGAAAAACCAGAAGGCGTTATCGTACAATTCGGCGGTCAAACAGCGATCAACCTTGCTGCTGGACTGGAAGCTGCTGGCGTCAAAATTCTTGGTACAGACCTGGAAAGCATCGACACGGCGGAAGACCGTGAGAAGTTCGAGAAATTGCTGCGCTCGCTCGATATTGCACAACCACCGGGCAAAACGGTTACGTCCGTGGAAGCAGCAGTCACAGCTGCGAACGAACTCGGCTATCCGGTACTCGTTCGTCCGTCCTACGTACTTGGCGGTCGCGCGATGGAAATCGTGTATAATGAAAGTGAACTGCTGACATATATGAAAGAAGCGGTTAAAATCAACCCAGATCATCCGGTACTGGTTGATACGTACTTGATGGGTGCAGAGGTAGAAGTAGACGGCATTAGCGATGGAGAAAATGTTCTCATCCCAGGTATTATGGAGCACATCGAACGCGCAGGTGTACACTCCGGTGACTCGATTGCGGTCTATCCGACGCAGACAGTTGCTCAGGAATTGAAGGACGAGCTGATTGATATGACAACTCGCATTGCACGCGGCTTGAACATCAAAGGCTTGCTGAATATCCAGTTCGTTATTCATAAGAACAAAGCATATGTGCTGGAAGTAAACCCTCGTTCTTCACGTACCGTACCGTTCTTAAGTAAAATTACGAATCTGCCAATGGCAAACATCGCAACGAAAATTATTTTAGGGTCTACGATCCCAGAACTCGGCTACACACCAGGCTACCATCCAGAGTCTGACTATGTATCAGTAAAAGTACCGGTGTTCTCGTTTGCGAAACTGCGCCGAGTTGATACAACGCTCGGACCGGAAATGAAATCGACCGGGGAAGTAATGGGCCGCGATAAAAATCTTGCCAAAGCATTGTACAAAGGTTTGATCGCATCCGGCATGAAAATCCCGACACACGGCTCACTGCTTGTAACGGTAGCGGATAAAGACAAAGAAGAAGCATGTGACATCATCAAAGGCTTCAGCGTACTTGGCTTTAAAATCATGGCGACAGAAGGTACGGCTAATTACCTGGAGCAAGCAGGAATGAACGTCACTCACGTTCGCAAAGTAACTGAAGATGCTCCGAACATGCTCGATATCATTCGTGAAGGGGAAGCAAGCTTCGTCCTGAACACACTGACGAAAGGCAAACTACCTGCACGTGATGGCTTCCGCATCCGTCGTGAAGCAGCAGAGAACGGTGTGGTGTGCTTCACATCACTCGACACTGCACGCGCACTTCTCAAAGTGCTCGAAACGATCACATTTACAGCAGAAGCAATGCCGCATTTTGAAGACGCGAAGTAA
- a CDS encoding pentapeptide repeat-containing protein has product MSEDRRVDNTTAKKIRESLQADCINCFGLCCTALNIVASSDFAMNKEAGTPCSNLQSDFRCQIHSQLREKGCKGCTVFDCLGAGQMVSQVTFNGQDWRENSEVAEKMFRVFPIMEQLYEMTAYIAEALSYKVSRSLYDKLNAQLEQLQSVTKLDADALLSLDITTYRLPVNELLLETSEHIRNDVMVKTFSAKNTQKRNYRGIDWIGKKLTGKDLRAADLRGACLIAANMQNTDVRGADFIGADLRDADLSGANLSTSMFLTQMQVNSAKGDKQTRLPSYLQRPSHWTE; this is encoded by the coding sequence ATGTCTGAAGATAGAAGAGTTGATAATACAACGGCTAAAAAAATTAGAGAGAGTCTACAAGCGGATTGTATAAACTGTTTTGGCCTATGTTGTACGGCGCTTAATATTGTTGCATCAAGTGACTTTGCAATGAATAAAGAAGCTGGCACACCGTGCTCTAATTTACAGTCTGATTTTCGCTGTCAAATTCACAGTCAGCTTAGAGAAAAAGGATGTAAGGGATGTACAGTATTTGATTGCTTAGGAGCTGGGCAAATGGTTTCCCAAGTTACGTTTAATGGACAAGACTGGCGAGAAAATTCTGAGGTTGCCGAGAAAATGTTTCGTGTATTTCCAATTATGGAGCAGCTGTACGAAATGACTGCGTATATTGCAGAGGCATTATCCTATAAGGTTTCACGTTCGTTATATGACAAACTGAATGCACAGTTAGAACAATTACAGAGTGTAACGAAGCTTGACGCTGATGCGCTATTATCATTAGATATAACCACTTATCGACTGCCTGTAAATGAATTGCTTTTAGAAACAAGTGAGCATATTCGCAATGACGTAATGGTAAAGACTTTCTCCGCTAAAAATACGCAAAAACGTAACTATAGAGGAATCGATTGGATTGGGAAAAAGCTAACTGGCAAAGATTTAAGAGCAGCTGATTTGAGAGGGGCATGTTTAATTGCTGCTAATATGCAAAATACGGACGTAAGAGGGGCCGATTTTATTGGCGCTGATTTACGTGATGCTGATTTAAGTGGGGCAAACCTTTCTACGAGTATGTTTCTAACTCAAATGCAAGTTAACTCAGCTAAAGGTGACAAACAAACAAGATTACCATCATACTTGCAACGACCATCTCATTGGACTGAATAA